In the Micromonospora narathiwatensis genome, one interval contains:
- a CDS encoding Fic family protein yields MIYATADLTDRDRSVLAEVHDMRRSLADVIRTPRRWTGGLRRTLLAKAILGSNSIEGYVVAEDDAAAALEDAEPLSADDRTFAEIRGYRQALGYVLQSADDPHFRFDTSVIRSMHYMMLSHDLAKSPGQYRKGPIYVHDERTDRRVYEGADADHVPQLMEELTAHLRSDDTTNPLVKAALAHLNLVMIHPFRDGNGRMARALQTLVLSREAIVEPAFSSIEEWLGSNTEDYYRVLAITGKGRWSPGGSAALWVAFNLRAHHMQAQTVARRFQEASAIWRELDAVVSAGKLPERVTGLLYEAVLGYRVRRPLYIKLTNVEERTATRDLTRLADQGLLEARGERRGRHYVAGPALAEVRQRIREQRAPITDPYPEMPVVLATEAAALSK; encoded by the coding sequence ATGATCTACGCTACGGCCGATCTGACCGACCGCGACCGGTCCGTGCTGGCGGAGGTCCACGACATGCGGCGCAGCTTGGCCGATGTCATCCGCACCCCGCGTCGCTGGACCGGCGGGCTGCGTAGAACCTTGCTGGCCAAGGCGATTCTCGGCTCCAACAGCATTGAGGGATATGTCGTTGCCGAGGACGACGCCGCTGCCGCGCTGGAGGACGCGGAGCCCCTGAGCGCCGACGATCGAACCTTTGCCGAGATTCGTGGCTATCGGCAGGCCCTGGGCTACGTTCTGCAGAGCGCCGACGACCCCCACTTCCGCTTCGACACATCGGTCATCCGAAGCATGCACTACATGATGCTGTCGCACGACCTGGCAAAGAGCCCGGGGCAGTACCGCAAGGGCCCGATCTATGTGCACGACGAGCGGACCGACCGACGTGTGTACGAGGGTGCGGACGCCGATCACGTGCCCCAGTTGATGGAGGAACTGACCGCGCACCTACGTTCCGACGACACCACGAACCCGCTTGTCAAGGCCGCGCTGGCCCATCTGAACCTGGTGATGATCCATCCGTTTCGCGATGGCAACGGGCGTATGGCCCGCGCGCTCCAGACGCTGGTGCTGTCTCGAGAGGCGATCGTCGAGCCGGCCTTTTCCAGCATCGAGGAATGGTTGGGAAGCAACACAGAGGACTACTACCGGGTCCTGGCAATCACTGGTAAGGGACGCTGGAGTCCCGGAGGGTCGGCGGCTCTGTGGGTGGCATTCAATCTGCGTGCTCATCACATGCAGGCGCAAACCGTCGCCCGGCGGTTTCAGGAGGCCTCGGCGATCTGGAGGGAACTGGACGCCGTGGTGAGCGCAGGGAAACTCCCGGAGCGTGTCACCGGACTGCTCTACGAGGCAGTCCTGGGATACCGTGTCCGCCGCCCCCTCTACATCAAGCTCACCAACGTCGAGGAGCGCACCGCCACCCGCGATCTGACCCGCCTTGCTGACCAGGGCCTGCTAGAGGCACGAGGAGAGAGGCGGGGCCGACACTACGTCGCCGGCCCTGCCTTGGCCGAGGTCCGGCAACGGATCCGCGAACAGCGTGCGCCTATCACGGATCCTTATCCGGAAATGCCGGTTGTTCTAGCCACCGAAGCAGCCGCCCTGTCAAAGTGA
- a CDS encoding DUF397 domain-containing protein translates to MDLTGAVWRKSTRSSGNSGDCVEVADNLPGVVGVRDSKDRQGPVLTFSPAGWAAFVEFAKRR, encoded by the coding sequence ATGGACCTGACCGGCGCGGTCTGGCGCAAGAGCACCCGGAGCAGCGGCAACTCGGGCGACTGTGTAGAGGTTGCCGACAATCTGCCGGGCGTGGTCGGCGTGCGGGACAGCAAGGACCGGCAGGGTCCGGTGCTCACCTTTTCCCCGGCGGGCTGGGCGGCGTTCGTGGAGTTCGCCAAGCGGCGCTGA
- a CDS encoding C39 family peptidase, giving the protein MNQIFRRSMLSVAGLVMSGGVVAGPAVAAHAAPATAKPVTSASPDKGSGKSDRRTGYQYQAQPNYYYCGPASTRIALSAEGKQVSQDELAQKLGTTVNGTDSAFDITRVLNEYTDGKYKTTEIRDNAANQDQVEQLRTDVKAAVDQGRPVVANIIGTALDVDGVAHSYTGHYLTAVDYKDDGKTVLIADPASPGEPTYWMNVTDLANWIASRGYSS; this is encoded by the coding sequence ATGAACCAGATCTTCCGTAGGAGCATGCTCTCCGTCGCCGGTCTCGTCATGTCCGGTGGCGTGGTCGCCGGTCCCGCCGTGGCCGCGCACGCCGCTCCGGCGACCGCCAAACCGGTCACCTCGGCCTCCCCGGACAAGGGCAGCGGCAAGAGCGACCGCCGCACCGGCTACCAGTACCAGGCCCAGCCGAACTACTACTACTGCGGCCCGGCCTCGACCCGGATCGCCCTGTCGGCCGAGGGCAAGCAGGTCAGCCAGGACGAGCTGGCCCAGAAGCTGGGTACCACGGTGAACGGCACCGACTCGGCCTTCGACATCACCCGGGTGCTCAACGAGTACACCGACGGCAAGTACAAGACCACCGAGATCCGGGACAACGCGGCCAACCAGGACCAGGTCGAGCAGCTCCGGACCGACGTCAAGGCCGCGGTCGACCAGGGCCGCCCGGTGGTCGCCAACATCATCGGTACCGCCCTGGACGTCGACGGGGTGGCCCACAGCTACACGGGTCACTACCTGACGGCGGTGGACTACAAGGACGACGGCAAGACGGTGCTGATCGCCGACCCGGCCAGCCCGGGCGAGCCGACGTACTGGATGAACGTGACCGACCTGGCCAACTGGATCGCCAGCCGCGGTTACAGCTCCTGA
- a CDS encoding glycoside hydrolase family 65 protein → MIRERAYPVEPWHVRETRLDMDVLAQSESVFALSNGHVGLRGNLDEGEPHGLPGTYLNSFYELRPLPYAEAGFGFPESGQTIVNVTNGKLIRLLVDDEPLDVRYGELLSHERILDLRAGTLHRELHWRSPAGREVKVRSTRLVSFTQRTVALINYEVEPVDGPLRLILQSELVANETLPPQSRDPRVAAVLESPLQAEEELTTADGGLLIHRTKVSGLRVATAMAHEVHGPERTTISSEGYEDWVRTTIGGVLKPGQTLRVVKYLTYGWSSRRSLPALRDQVGAALAAARLDGWDGLRRSQREYLDEFWDASDVRVEGDPEVQQAVRFGLFHVLQAGARAERRPIPAKGLTGPGYDGHAFWDTEMFVLPVLTYTQPNAVRDALYWRHSTLPQAHDRARTLNLRGAAFPWRTIEGPESSAYWPAGTAAFHIAAGIADALRRYLLATEDETLEREIGLELLVETARLWRCLGHHDRDGQFHIDGVTGPDEYTAVKNDNIYTNLMAQRNLLTAAECAMRLRDQALDLGVTDEEAAAWRDAARSMHIPYDEDLGVHQQVEGFTRLQEWDFAHTPPEKYPLLLHYPYFDLYRKQVVKQADLVLAMHWRGDAFSGPEKMRNFLYYERRTVRDSSLSACTQAVMAAEVGHPELAHRYLREAALMDLHDLNENTRDGVHMASLAGAWIALVAGFGGLRDHEGILSFSPRLSSRLSRLEFSLQWRAMRLRVDVRPHQTTYSLRHGGPDTVLELRHHGEPIRVTCEQPVTVPVPPADPSGPSPEQPPGRAPLLHLPEDVG, encoded by the coding sequence ATGATCCGGGAACGGGCGTATCCGGTCGAGCCCTGGCACGTCCGCGAGACCCGGCTCGACATGGACGTGCTGGCCCAGTCCGAGTCGGTGTTCGCCCTCTCCAACGGCCACGTCGGGCTGCGCGGCAACCTGGACGAGGGGGAGCCGCACGGCCTGCCCGGCACCTACCTCAACTCCTTCTACGAGCTGCGGCCTCTGCCGTACGCGGAGGCCGGCTTCGGCTTCCCCGAGTCCGGCCAGACCATCGTCAACGTCACCAACGGCAAGCTGATCCGGCTGCTCGTCGACGACGAACCGCTCGACGTCCGGTACGGCGAACTCCTCTCCCACGAGCGGATCCTCGACCTGCGGGCCGGCACCCTGCACCGGGAGCTGCACTGGCGCTCGCCGGCCGGGCGGGAGGTCAAGGTCCGCAGCACCCGGCTGGTGTCGTTCACCCAGCGCACGGTCGCCTTGATCAACTACGAGGTCGAGCCGGTCGACGGGCCGCTGCGGCTGATCCTCCAGTCCGAGCTGGTGGCCAACGAGACCCTGCCGCCGCAGAGCCGCGACCCGCGGGTGGCCGCCGTGCTGGAGTCGCCGTTGCAGGCCGAGGAGGAGCTGACCACCGCCGACGGTGGGCTGCTGATCCACCGGACCAAGGTGAGCGGGCTGCGGGTCGCCACCGCGATGGCGCACGAGGTGCACGGCCCGGAGCGCACCACGATCTCCTCCGAGGGGTACGAGGACTGGGTCCGTACCACGATCGGCGGCGTGCTCAAGCCCGGCCAGACGCTGCGGGTGGTCAAGTACCTCACGTACGGCTGGTCCAGCCGGCGGTCGCTGCCGGCGCTGCGCGACCAGGTCGGCGCGGCCCTCGCCGCGGCCCGCCTGGACGGCTGGGACGGCCTGCGCCGGTCGCAGCGGGAGTACCTGGACGAGTTCTGGGACGCCTCCGACGTGCGGGTGGAGGGCGACCCGGAGGTGCAGCAGGCCGTCCGCTTCGGGCTGTTCCACGTGCTCCAGGCCGGTGCCCGCGCCGAACGCCGGCCGATCCCCGCCAAGGGCCTCACCGGCCCGGGGTACGACGGGCACGCGTTCTGGGACACCGAGATGTTCGTGCTGCCCGTGCTCACCTACACCCAGCCGAACGCGGTACGCGACGCGCTGTACTGGCGTCACTCGACCCTGCCGCAGGCGCACGACCGGGCCCGGACCCTGAACCTGCGGGGCGCCGCCTTCCCGTGGCGGACCATCGAGGGCCCGGAGTCGTCGGCGTACTGGCCGGCGGGCACCGCCGCGTTCCACATCGCCGCCGGCATCGCCGACGCGCTGCGGCGGTACCTGCTCGCCACCGAGGACGAGACGCTGGAGCGGGAGATCGGCCTGGAGCTGCTGGTGGAGACCGCCCGGCTCTGGCGCTGTCTGGGCCACCACGACCGGGACGGGCAGTTCCACATCGACGGGGTGACCGGCCCGGACGAGTACACGGCGGTCAAGAACGACAACATCTACACCAACCTGATGGCCCAGCGGAACCTGCTGACCGCCGCCGAGTGCGCGATGCGCCTCCGGGACCAGGCGCTCGACCTCGGGGTGACCGATGAGGAAGCGGCCGCCTGGCGCGACGCCGCGCGCTCGATGCACATCCCGTACGACGAGGACCTCGGCGTGCACCAGCAGGTGGAGGGGTTCACCCGGTTGCAGGAATGGGACTTCGCGCACACCCCGCCCGAGAAGTACCCGCTGCTGCTGCACTACCCGTACTTCGATCTCTATCGCAAGCAGGTCGTCAAGCAGGCGGACCTGGTGCTGGCCATGCACTGGCGGGGCGACGCGTTCAGCGGCCCGGAGAAGATGCGCAACTTCCTCTACTACGAGCGGCGGACCGTCCGGGACTCCTCGCTCTCCGCCTGCACCCAGGCGGTGATGGCGGCCGAGGTGGGCCACCCCGAGCTGGCGCACCGCTATCTGCGCGAGGCCGCGCTGATGGACCTGCACGACCTGAACGAGAACACCCGTGACGGCGTACACATGGCCTCGCTGGCGGGTGCCTGGATCGCCCTGGTCGCCGGCTTCGGCGGCCTGCGCGACCACGAAGGCATCCTGTCCTTCTCGCCACGGCTCTCCAGCCGGCTGAGCCGCCTGGAGTTCTCGCTCCAGTGGCGTGCCATGCGGCTGCGGGTCGACGTCCGGCCGCACCAGACGACGTACTCGTTGCGACACGGCGGGCCGGACACCGTGCTGGAGCTGCGGCACCACGGCGAGCCGATCCGGGTCACCTGCGAGCAGCCGGTCACCGTGCCGGTGCCGCCGGCCGACCCGTCCGGCCCGTCGCCGGAGCAACCGCCGGGGCGGGCGCCGCTGCTGCACCTGCCCGAGGACGTCGGCTGA
- a CDS encoding FtsX-like permease family protein: MTTPEFRRPGGPLWAGLGDLLMGARMALTGGREGWTRTLLTALGVGVGVAMLLLAAAAPGAIDARANRTAARSDWVDQPDLSAAANTFLVVPVDTDFRGRFVRGRIVHAEGPDAPVPPGLAAFPRDGEAVVSPALRALLDSPDGPLFAPRLGGARVTGTIAPEGLSGPHELAFYLGRDAIPPERGMRLNHFGGTGPGEQLSPVLWLLVVVVFVVLLLPIMVFLGAAVRFGGEQRDRRLAALRLLGADAGMVRRIAAAEAGTAALFGLAAGALIFLAGRQLAPLVSLYDISVFPGDLRPAPWLVALVALGVPLLAAGVALLALRGVLVTPLGVSRRATPVRRRLWWRLLLPAAGLALLQPLVDVRAARSDTVQAQVTAGTVLLLVGTVALLPWLVDVLVRRLHGGPPPWQLAVRRLQLDSAASARLVSGVAVAVAGTIGLQMLVAGVQDQFRQTTGQDPSRAQVAVRLYHLPEPEKALAQVAAIPGVTRSVGTQFLTAIPLGVDESEVRVAEVLIGDCATLAEYGDLGSCADGDVFLIWPDDPIAGIGPGARLSLGDGAATWRVPANARTVPVRDDPMGARHTAVLVTPKAMPALPRAQVSAAALLSLDPEDRDAAERVRAEVAGMDLFASVNALIEVRESSQFANVRRGLLAGAVVTLLLIGVSMLVGVLEQLRERRRLLAALVAVGTPRSTLGWSVLGQTGVPVLAGLVLATGMGVAMGAALLKMVGAPVVVSWPVVGLGVGLGAGVVLLVTLASLPVLWRLTRPDGLRFE, encoded by the coding sequence GTGACCACACCGGAGTTCCGACGCCCCGGCGGCCCGCTGTGGGCCGGGCTGGGCGACCTGCTGATGGGCGCCCGGATGGCCCTCACCGGCGGGCGGGAGGGCTGGACGCGGACCCTGCTGACCGCGCTCGGCGTGGGCGTCGGCGTCGCGATGCTGTTGCTCGCCGCGGCGGCGCCCGGCGCGATCGACGCCCGCGCCAACCGGACCGCGGCCCGGTCCGACTGGGTCGACCAGCCGGATCTGTCGGCGGCGGCGAACACGTTCCTGGTCGTCCCGGTCGACACCGACTTCCGGGGGCGCTTCGTGCGGGGGCGGATCGTGCACGCGGAGGGCCCGGACGCGCCGGTGCCACCCGGGCTCGCCGCTTTCCCCCGCGACGGCGAGGCGGTCGTCTCACCGGCGCTGCGCGCGCTGCTCGACTCGCCGGACGGTCCGCTGTTCGCACCCCGCCTGGGCGGGGCCCGGGTCACCGGCACGATCGCTCCCGAGGGCCTGTCCGGCCCCCACGAGCTGGCCTTCTACCTCGGCCGCGACGCCATTCCGCCCGAGCGCGGGATGCGCCTGAACCACTTCGGCGGCACCGGCCCGGGCGAGCAACTCAGTCCGGTGCTGTGGCTGCTCGTCGTGGTGGTCTTCGTGGTGCTGCTGCTGCCGATCATGGTCTTCCTCGGGGCGGCCGTCCGCTTCGGCGGTGAGCAGCGCGACCGCCGCCTCGCCGCGCTCCGGCTGCTCGGGGCCGACGCCGGCATGGTCCGCCGGATCGCCGCCGCGGAGGCGGGCACGGCCGCCCTGTTCGGGCTCGCCGCCGGCGCGCTGATCTTCCTGGCCGGTCGCCAACTGGCGCCGCTGGTCTCGCTCTACGACATCAGCGTGTTTCCGGGCGACCTGCGCCCGGCGCCGTGGCTGGTGGCGCTGGTGGCGCTGGGGGTGCCGCTGCTCGCCGCCGGGGTGGCGCTGCTGGCCCTGCGCGGTGTGCTCGTCACGCCGCTGGGGGTCAGCCGCCGGGCCACCCCGGTCCGGCGCCGCCTCTGGTGGCGGTTGCTGCTGCCCGCGGCCGGGCTCGCGCTGCTCCAGCCGCTCGTCGACGTCCGGGCCGCCCGCTCCGACACGGTCCAGGCCCAGGTCACGGCTGGCACGGTGCTGCTGCTCGTCGGCACGGTCGCCCTCCTGCCCTGGCTGGTCGACGTACTGGTACGCCGGCTGCACGGCGGCCCGCCGCCCTGGCAGCTCGCGGTGCGGCGGCTCCAGCTCGACAGCGCCGCCTCGGCCCGGCTGGTCAGCGGGGTGGCCGTCGCCGTGGCCGGCACCATCGGGTTGCAGATGCTGGTGGCCGGCGTGCAGGACCAGTTCCGGCAGACCACCGGCCAGGACCCGAGCCGGGCCCAGGTCGCCGTCCGGCTGTACCACCTGCCCGAGCCCGAAAAGGCCCTGGCGCAGGTCGCGGCCATCCCGGGGGTGACGCGCAGCGTCGGCACCCAGTTTCTGACGGCAATCCCTCTTGGCGTAGACGAGTCGGAGGTCCGCGTCGCCGAGGTGCTGATCGGTGACTGCGCGACGCTTGCCGAATACGGCGACCTCGGGTCCTGCGCCGACGGTGACGTCTTCCTGATCTGGCCGGACGACCCCATCGCCGGCATCGGTCCCGGCGCCCGGCTGAGCCTCGGCGACGGCGCCGCGACCTGGCGGGTTCCGGCGAACGCCCGGACCGTGCCGGTACGCGACGACCCGATGGGGGCGCGGCACACCGCCGTGTTGGTCACCCCGAAGGCGATGCCGGCCCTGCCGCGCGCCCAGGTCTCGGCCGCCGCGCTGCTCAGCCTGGATCCCGAGGACCGGGACGCGGCGGAACGGGTCCGCGCCGAGGTCGCCGGGATGGACCTGTTCGCCTCGGTGAACGCGCTGATCGAGGTGCGGGAGAGCTCGCAGTTCGCCAACGTCCGGCGCGGTCTGCTCGCCGGTGCGGTGGTCACCCTGCTGCTGATCGGGGTGAGCATGCTGGTCGGCGTCCTGGAGCAGCTCCGGGAGCGCCGCCGGCTGCTCGCCGCGCTGGTCGCCGTCGGTACGCCCCGGAGCACGCTCGGCTGGTCGGTGCTGGGCCAGACCGGGGTGCCGGTGCTGGCCGGGCTGGTGCTCGCCACCGGCATGGGGGTGGCGATGGGGGCGGCCCTGCTCAAGATGGTGGGCGCACCGGTGGTGGTGAGCTGGCCGGTGGTGGGGCTCGGCGTCGGGCTCGGTGCCGGGGTGGTGTTGCTGGTGACCCTGGCGAGCCTGCCGGTGCTCTGGCGGCTGACCCGTCCGGACGGGTTGCGGTTCGAGTGA
- a CDS encoding HAD family hydrolase gives MLGLPAHVTACLFDLDGVLTQTAKVHNAAWTETFDAFLKNRAEATGEPFHPFDPGPDYNRYVDGKPRADGVRSFLASRGISLPEGTPDDPPEADTVNGVGNRKNVVLLERLRDDGVEVYQGSVRYLEATARAGLRRAVVSASANAQAVVEAAGLDRLLEARVDGLVAHERGLRGKPYPDTFLAGAQLLGVVPAQAAVFEDALSGVAAGRAGDFGYVVGVDRVGQADDLRAHGADVVVTDLADLLTEPAR, from the coding sequence GTGCTGGGTCTACCCGCTCACGTGACCGCCTGTCTCTTCGATCTGGACGGTGTGCTGACGCAGACCGCCAAGGTGCACAACGCCGCCTGGACGGAGACGTTCGACGCGTTCCTGAAGAACCGTGCCGAGGCCACCGGCGAGCCGTTCCACCCGTTCGACCCCGGCCCGGACTACAACCGGTACGTGGACGGAAAACCGCGCGCCGACGGAGTGCGCTCCTTCCTGGCCTCCCGTGGGATCAGCCTGCCCGAGGGCACGCCGGACGACCCGCCGGAGGCGGACACGGTCAACGGGGTGGGCAACCGCAAGAACGTGGTCCTGCTCGAGCGGCTCCGCGACGACGGGGTCGAGGTCTACCAGGGTTCGGTGCGTTACCTGGAGGCGACGGCCCGCGCCGGGCTGCGCCGGGCGGTCGTCTCGGCCAGCGCCAACGCGCAGGCCGTGGTCGAGGCGGCCGGGCTGGACCGGCTGCTGGAGGCCCGGGTGGACGGGCTGGTCGCCCACGAGCGGGGGCTGCGCGGCAAGCCGTACCCGGACACCTTCCTCGCCGGCGCGCAACTGCTCGGGGTGGTGCCGGCGCAGGCCGCCGTCTTCGAGGACGCCCTCTCCGGGGTGGCCGCCGGGCGGGCCGGCGATTTCGGGTACGTGGTGGGCGTCGACCGGGTCGGCCAGGCCGACGACCTGCGCGCACACGGCGCCGACGTGGTGGTGACCGACCTGGCCGACCTGCTGACGGAGCCGGCCCGATGA
- a CDS encoding DUF4442 domain-containing protein yields the protein MSVDSRQVAAGLLEAVPFARTLGIEFVEVAPEAEGGVRAVVRLPDAPEQRNHVGGPHAGAMFTLGETASGAVVLAAFGQVLDRAVPLAVTATIAYQKVALGPVLATARLGCTPAEVLAELDAGQRPEFPVEVEIGTEDGTVTSAMTVTWTLRPNR from the coding sequence ATGTCCGTCGACTCTCGCCAGGTGGCGGCCGGTCTGCTGGAGGCTGTGCCGTTCGCCCGTACGCTCGGTATCGAATTCGTCGAGGTCGCGCCCGAGGCCGAGGGCGGGGTACGCGCGGTCGTCCGCCTCCCCGACGCCCCGGAACAACGTAACCACGTCGGCGGCCCGCACGCCGGGGCCATGTTCACCCTCGGGGAGACCGCCTCCGGCGCGGTGGTGCTCGCCGCGTTCGGGCAGGTGCTCGACCGGGCGGTGCCGCTGGCCGTGACCGCCACGATCGCGTACCAGAAGGTGGCCCTCGGGCCGGTGCTGGCCACCGCCCGACTGGGGTGCACCCCGGCGGAGGTGCTCGCCGAGCTGGACGCCGGGCAGCGCCCGGAGTTCCCGGTCGAGGTGGAGATCGGCACCGAGGACGGCACCGTCACCTCGGCGATGACGGTGACCTGGACGCTCCGCCCGAATCGCTGA
- a CDS encoding YkvA family protein, whose translation MSREAWVLVVLAGLFALATLVGAVLLAVRVVRTRRLLGTLGVGGKVAFYGALIYAILPVDLLPDPIYLDDMGVLAGALFYLGRLAARRRATQLGPPGHAPVPPGPVHPRRPVS comes from the coding sequence GTGTCCCGTGAGGCCTGGGTTCTGGTCGTGCTCGCCGGTCTCTTCGCGCTGGCGACGCTGGTCGGCGCGGTGCTGCTCGCCGTCCGGGTGGTACGGACCCGCCGGCTGCTCGGCACGCTCGGCGTCGGCGGCAAGGTGGCGTTCTACGGCGCGCTGATCTACGCGATCCTCCCGGTGGACCTGCTGCCCGACCCGATCTACCTGGACGACATGGGTGTGCTGGCCGGTGCCCTGTTCTACCTGGGCCGGCTGGCCGCCCGGCGGCGCGCGACGCAGCTCGGGCCGCCCGGTCACGCGCCCGTCCCGCCGGGGCCGGTCCACCCGCGCCGTCCCGTGTCCTGA
- a CDS encoding dienelactone hydrolase family protein: METREVRIPVVEGGLAADVIMPSGAIGVVLFAHGSGSSRHSPRNVAVAHQLNARSLATVLVDLLTPDEDVLDARTAELRFDIGMLAERLAAIVDWMGDDPALRPLPVGLFGASTGAAASLVAAASRPDRVAAVVSRGGRPDLAGNALTAVRAPTLLLVGGLDEEVIVLNEQARAELGEVAELRIVPGATHLFEEPGTLDQVADQAGTWFATHLRTPHPA, translated from the coding sequence ATGGAGACGCGCGAGGTGAGGATTCCGGTGGTCGAGGGCGGTCTGGCCGCCGACGTGATCATGCCGTCGGGCGCGATCGGCGTGGTGCTCTTCGCGCACGGCAGTGGCAGCTCGCGGCACAGCCCGCGCAACGTGGCCGTCGCGCACCAGCTCAACGCCCGGTCGCTGGCGACCGTGCTGGTCGACCTGCTCACCCCCGACGAGGACGTGCTGGACGCGCGCACCGCCGAGCTGCGCTTCGACATCGGGATGCTCGCCGAGCGGCTGGCCGCCATCGTCGACTGGATGGGCGACGATCCGGCGTTGCGCCCGCTGCCGGTCGGCCTCTTCGGAGCCAGCACCGGCGCGGCGGCGTCCCTGGTCGCGGCGGCCAGCCGGCCGGACCGGGTGGCCGCGGTGGTCTCCCGTGGCGGTCGGCCCGACCTGGCCGGCAACGCCCTGACGGCGGTACGCGCCCCGACGTTGCTGCTGGTCGGTGGACTCGACGAGGAGGTGATCGTGCTCAACGAGCAGGCGCGGGCCGAACTGGGCGAGGTGGCCGAGCTGCGGATCGTCCCCGGCGCCACCCACCTCTTCGAGGAGCCCGGCACCCTCGACCAGGTGGCCGACCAGGCCGGCACCTGGTTCGCCACCCACCTGCGTACGCCGCACCCGGCCTGA
- a CDS encoding MerR family transcriptional regulator, whose amino-acid sequence MRIGELAERAGTSTRTLRYYESRGLVRPRRSANGYRCYDEAELRVVHEIRSLLAVGFDLDDIRPFVACLRAGNSSGDVCPDSVAVLRRKLAEVDDYLDRLGAVRRQLQDQLARAIAQREETCLRTRPGAD is encoded by the coding sequence ATGCGGATCGGTGAGCTGGCGGAACGGGCCGGTACGAGCACCCGGACGCTGCGCTACTACGAGTCCCGGGGGCTGGTGCGGCCACGCCGCTCCGCCAACGGCTACCGCTGCTACGACGAGGCGGAGCTGCGCGTCGTCCACGAAATCCGTTCGCTGCTCGCGGTGGGTTTCGACCTGGACGACATCCGCCCGTTCGTGGCCTGTCTGCGCGCCGGCAACAGCTCCGGCGACGTCTGCCCGGATTCGGTCGCCGTGCTGCGCCGCAAGCTCGCCGAGGTGGACGACTACCTCGACCGGCTCGGCGCGGTCCGTCGACAGTTGCAAGACCAACTCGCCCGCGCGATCGCCCAACGGGAGGAAACATGCCTCAGGACACGACCCGGAGCCGACTGA
- a CDS encoding HAD family hydrolase, whose translation MPQPVIFDLFHTLVDGANPERDRVVGEMALMVGVEPAALVAAYHATWRDRMLGWDVAETVRNLARRLGGTPTEEQVARAAAHRRELAARLLDGVAPETLALLDALRADGRPLGLISNATAETAEAWRSSALARRFDAAVFSCTVGLAKPDAAIYRTAAERLGVDPTDCVFVGDGADGELGGAAAAGMTVIRTIQHSDTDPAWDGQPLTTLDELPSLLRGE comes from the coding sequence GTGCCGCAGCCGGTGATCTTCGACCTCTTCCACACGCTCGTCGACGGAGCGAACCCCGAACGGGACCGGGTGGTCGGCGAGATGGCGCTGATGGTGGGGGTGGAGCCGGCCGCGCTGGTCGCCGCGTACCACGCGACCTGGCGGGATCGGATGCTGGGCTGGGACGTGGCGGAGACCGTACGCAATCTCGCCCGGCGGCTCGGCGGCACGCCGACCGAGGAGCAGGTGGCCCGCGCGGCGGCGCACCGCCGGGAGCTGGCCGCCCGGCTGCTGGACGGCGTCGCGCCGGAGACCCTCGCGCTGCTGGACGCGCTACGCGCCGACGGCCGCCCGCTCGGCCTGATCAGCAACGCCACCGCCGAGACCGCCGAGGCGTGGCGCTCCAGCGCGCTGGCCCGCCGCTTCGACGCGGCGGTCTTCTCCTGCACGGTCGGGCTGGCCAAGCCCGACGCGGCGATCTACCGGACGGCGGCCGAGCGGCTGGGCGTCGACCCCACCGACTGTGTCTTCGTCGGCGACGGCGCGGACGGCGAGCTGGGCGGGGCGGCTGCGGCCGGCATGACGGTGATCCGGACGATCCAGCACTCCGACACCGATCCCGCCTGGGACGGACAGCCGCTCACCACCCTGGACGAGCTGCCCAGCCTGCTGCGCGGGGAGTAG
- the trxA gene encoding thioredoxin codes for MPQDTTRSRLTAVTDAAFAATVLAGDRPVVVDFWAEWCPPCRAVSRHLAELAEEFGDALRFVTLNTDENPETTRAYQVMSLPTLLVFRGGQVVGSIVGSRPKNHLRLSFARHLDA; via the coding sequence ATGCCTCAGGACACGACCCGGAGCCGACTGACCGCGGTCACCGACGCGGCCTTCGCCGCCACCGTGCTGGCCGGCGACCGGCCGGTGGTGGTCGACTTCTGGGCGGAGTGGTGCCCGCCCTGCCGGGCGGTGTCGCGGCACCTGGCGGAACTGGCCGAGGAGTTCGGCGACGCGCTGCGCTTCGTCACCCTCAACACGGACGAGAATCCGGAAACCACCCGGGCGTACCAGGTGATGTCCCTGCCGACCCTGCTGGTGTTCCGGGGCGGCCAGGTGGTCGGCTCGATCGTCGGTTCGCGGCCCAAGAATCACCTCCGGTTGAGCTTCGCCCGGCACCTCGACGCCTGA